The Sphingobium sp. JS3065 genome includes a region encoding these proteins:
- a CDS encoding DUF1289 domain-containing protein — protein sequence MESPCVNICRLDKAGRICTGCGRTTDEIRRWTGMSKAQRRAVMERLKGFSF from the coding sequence ATGGAAAGCCCGTGCGTCAACATCTGCAGGCTGGACAAGGCCGGGCGCATCTGCACCGGCTGCGGGCGGACGACCGATGAAATCAGGCGCTGGACCGGCATGAGCAAGGCCCAGCGGCGGGCGGTCATGGAGCGGTTGAAGGGCTTTTCTTTCTAG
- the ada gene encoding bifunctional DNA-binding transcriptional regulator/O6-methylguanine-DNA methyltransferase Ada codes for MNEMTRTQAPPHPMPDADACWDAFLRRDRSFDGRFVGAVLTTGIYCKPSCAARHPRRENMIFLPDPDAARAAGFRACLRCRPDEVGRDRLAVEAAIAFIAAAETPPSLEQVAGHAGYAPHHFHRLFKRETGMTPAAYARSLRTERLKNALEEGGSVTGAIYEAGYNAPSRAYADAERHLGMTPSAWKDGGRGVAIRHAVVPTGLGPVLVAGTERGLCRISFDEDEAELRRRFPKAEILPADTALAALAAQVARLIDDPAKPLDLPMDVRGTAFQQAVWAALRAIPPGETRTYGEIAAAIGRPGAVRAAGTACGGNNLAVLIPCHRVLRSDGSLGGYAYGAERKQALLERERRG; via the coding sequence ATGAACGAGATGACGCGAACCCAAGCCCCCCCACATCCCATGCCGGACGCCGATGCCTGCTGGGACGCCTTTCTGCGCCGGGACCGCAGCTTCGACGGGCGGTTCGTGGGCGCGGTGCTGACCACCGGCATCTATTGCAAGCCAAGCTGCGCGGCGCGCCACCCCCGGCGGGAGAATATGATCTTCCTGCCCGATCCGGATGCGGCGCGGGCGGCGGGTTTCCGCGCCTGCCTGCGCTGCCGCCCCGATGAGGTGGGGCGGGACCGGCTGGCGGTGGAGGCGGCCATCGCCTTCATCGCCGCCGCCGAGACGCCGCCTTCGCTGGAACAGGTCGCCGGTCATGCGGGCTATGCGCCGCATCATTTCCACCGGCTGTTCAAGCGGGAAACGGGCATGACGCCCGCCGCCTATGCCCGGTCGCTGCGCACGGAGCGGCTGAAAAACGCGCTGGAGGAAGGGGGCAGCGTCACCGGCGCCATCTATGAAGCGGGCTATAATGCGCCCAGCCGCGCCTATGCCGATGCGGAACGGCATCTGGGCATGACGCCCAGCGCCTGGAAGGATGGCGGGCGGGGCGTGGCGATTCGCCATGCGGTGGTGCCGACCGGCCTGGGTCCGGTGCTGGTCGCGGGCACGGAGCGGGGCCTGTGCCGGATCAGCTTCGACGAGGATGAAGCGGAACTGCGCCGGCGCTTCCCCAAGGCGGAAATCCTGCCCGCCGACACGGCGCTCGCGGCCCTGGCGGCGCAGGTTGCCCGGTTGATCGACGATCCGGCCAAACCGCTGGACTTGCCGATGGATGTGCGCGGAACGGCCTTCCAGCAGGCGGTCTGGGCCGCGCTGCGGGCCATACCGCCGGGGGAGACGCGGACCTATGGCGAAATCGCGGCGGCGATCGGCAGGCCGGGGGCGGTGCGGGCGGCGGGGACGGCGTGCGGCGGCAACAATCTGGCCGTGCTGATTCCCTGCCACCGGGTCTTGCGCAGCGACGGGAGCCTGGGCGGCTATGCCTATGGCGCAGAGCGCAAACAGGCCCTGCTGGAGCGGGAAAGACGGGGCTGA